CGCGCCGTCCACGGCATGCGGATGGCGGTCAACGTCCGCGTCAGCGATTTTCTCGGCGTTGGCCTGCGCGGCATCGACGACGCCCAGATGCTGGTTCTCGCGCATCGCGATCCGTCATTGACGATCCCCTTGTGCGTCAGCTCCGACCGCGACGAGATCGCAGCGGCCTGGCAGATGTGGAGCGACATCTTCGCGCTGCCGCAATTGCCGGAAGACAAGCCGCGCCAGCCCGCGGCGCGGCGCCGGCGTCACAACGCGATCCGGACGCGGCGTCCAAAATTCCTGGTGCGGCGACGCGCCGGCGATCTGCTCAATCCGGCCAACATCCATCAG
The genomic region above belongs to Bradyrhizobium sediminis and contains:
- a CDS encoding DUF6101 family protein, which produces MRRQTATSGFNPAGSSRALRLDPLSLPVRFDAHDIRADGGVRQIELHRERVVLRRAVHGMRMAVNVRVSDFLGVGLRGIDDAQMLVLAHRDPSLTIPLCVSSDRDEIAAAWQMWSDIFALPQLPEDKPRQPAARRRRHNAIRTRRPKFLVRRRAGDLLNPANIHQGEREIIARN